The DNA sequence TCAAGAGTTCAGTATGTCATGGTGGGTTTAAGCGCTTAAACTGAGTGTAAATAACATTTACCTGCCGAGCCTGAGCGGAAGCATTTGCTTGGCATTTTCATCTCCCTCTTCCTCTCCTATGCTTTGAATCTTAATTACTTTTCTTAGGGATTTATTCGGAGCAGCAACAAGTTTACTGTGCGTAATTCCAACCTTCCATAATAAAAATTCTATCATTAGACCTAAAGCTCGCGATGCAGACTTTCCTCTCCATATTGCAACTATAACAAGAAGTAATGGTGTAAAAGCAAGCTTAGTATATTTGTTAAGTAAGAGCGGTGCAAGCATCAGATGATTTTGAATATTGAAGTATCCAGGGCGATAGTTTTTATCTGATCCCTCGAGAAACGAGGGATTTAGTTGAAGTAATTTAATATTCAGTTTTGCCAATAGAATTCCAATGTAATAACCAAAAACTTTGTAAAGGGGTAGTTGCTCATTATTTAGGTTATGGATGTAATGATGCGCATCTAATTTGGCTAGTATTAAAGGCCGCCATGCTAGTATTTTTAAAGTAGGCAAGCCCGTATAGTTAATGAAGTGATCTTCGCTATATGCATCTGTATCACTTATTTGAATTAGGTAATTCTCTTCTAAATCAATTGAATTTCCAATAAAGTTGTTTTCTCTAGCGAATTCATATAATGGAGTTCCTGGTAATGCTTGAGCATAATTAATGCTAATTGAGCCGCTGGGGGGTGATTCATGCCAGCCTTTAATGCCCTTAGAGATATTTTTTAGGAAGTCTATTGTTTCATTGATGGTAAGGTCATCTTCTCCTGGCATACCGATTACCAGTTGAACAATAGTGTCAAGATCTGCTTCTGCTGTCCACTTCAATGCATTTATATTTTCTTGAACAGTAGCCTTTTTTTCCATGATGTCGAGTATTTTTTGGCTCCCTGATTCAATGCCGAAATAAATAGCCTTACATCCATTCTCTTTCCAAAGCTTTAAATCTTCAAGATTTACAGTTCTTGCTCTTACCCCCGCTGCAATCCATGAGAGTTTTAGTTTCCCCATTTCAAGAGCAAGCCCCCTAGTTAATTCTTTATCTGCTCCAAAATTTTCATCACCAAAGGTGATATCAGTAACTCCATAGTCATTTATTAGATGGTGAATATGATGTTTAAGGTTTTCCAAGGGTCGAGCACGATAACCTTTTTCCCAGCGGTGACAAAAGGTACATCTTGCAACGCACCCTTTGGTTGCAATCACCGTTGCGGACCTACGGGGAGCAGTGTCTAAGGTCGAATTGTTTTCGTCATGCTCTGGTTCAATTGGAGGGAGATAGTGCGCTAGAGAGCCATCTTTAGCTAAAATTGAATAGTCAGGGTGTTCGATTTCACTTGCATCAGGCTTCGCACCATAGCCGGTAAATTTAAAATCATTTTGTTGGTTTAAGTAGCATATCCCTTTTACTTCATCAAGGTATTTTTTTTGTTCATCATGATGATGATCTTGTATTTTGCGTATAAGATCCAAGATGATAAATTCACCATCACCAACTACACAAACGTCGATATCTGTTTTTCTAAGCAATATTTCTGCGCTGGCGGAAAGATTGCCTCCTGAAATAATGGTAGTGGAGTTCCGAGATTCTCGAATAATTGACGATAGCCACTTGGTGTATGAGTACGCTGTAGACACTACGGCGCTAATACCTACTACATCAAATTGATGCAAAGAAAAATAAGCCTTAATTTCTTCGGTACTTGGTCTTAAAAAGTCAATATTGAAGAAAAAAGCTTCAATTCCAATTTTACGAAGAGATTGAATAATAGCTAATGATCCAAGCGGTGGAAAATCGGTAGGATCTGGCCTAATTGGAGTGGTGCAAATGCAAATTTTCATATCTTTTGCTCTGGTTGAAATGCAAAGGAATGCAAATTAACTAAATTGACGTGATTGGTGATATTATATTAAAGTACTTAAATTTAGTGCAACAAACAATAAAACCCTAATTTCATACCCGTGGGAGTAAGGGTTTATTGAATTGGATTAAAAATAAAATTGCATGCTCGACTAAATAGTATATCAGCCCTTCCCTAGTTACATTTTCTTCGGTAACGGCGTGGTATCTAAAAGAGCTGGTGAATGTTTTATAGCTACTCTGAATGGTAGGGCAGAAATTAGAGTTGGTGATAATGTCACATCTAGTCTGGGAGTGAAAATTTATACGGCAGCCCACGACCCTAAAACTCTTGAGCTAAAAGATATTGTAGAAAATATTACTATTGAGAGTGATGCATGGATTAGTGCAACGGTTTTAATTTTACCTAGTGTAATCATAAGAGAGGAAATTGTGGTGGGTGCTGGTTCACAAGTAAATACAGTTCTAGCTGATTACATCATTTGTGTTGGTAGTCCAGCGCGAGAGGTAAAAAAAAGAGCTTTGAATAATTAAGTGTAAATATTTTTAAATATGATGCGCTTTTCCCAATCGGGTTTTAGTTATCAAAAACAACCTTCATACAGACCAGATATTGATGGTTTGCGTGCAGTTGCCGTTGTGTCCGTGCTTGGATATCATTTTTTCCCCACATGGCTAAAGGGTGGATTTATAGGGGTAGACATTTTTTTTGTAATTTCAGGCTATTTGATTTCCTTGATCATTTTTCATGCGCTAAAAAATAACGAATTCAGTTTTATCGGATTTTATTCAAATAGAATTCGAAGAATTTTCCCCGCCCTTTTAATCATATTGTTTTCTAGCTTGATTCTCGGATGGTTTGTGCTACTTGCAGATGAGTATGCGCAACTTGGAAGATACGTTGTCGGCGCATCATCTTTTATGACAAATCTGATGCTATTGGGTGATTCTGGGTATTTTGACTCAGCAGCAGAAAAAAAGCCTCTATTGCATTTGTGGAGTCTGGCAATAGAAGAGCAGTTCTATCTAATCTGGCCTTTTTTAATTTGGACCGCCTGGAAGTTGCGATTTAATTTAATTTTTATAATTATTATTATATTGGTGCTTTCGCTAATATTTAATATTGCGATTGTTCAAGCTGATCCTATCACCGCATTTTATTCTCCTCTTTCACGATTTTGGGAAATAATACTCGGAGGTGTTTTGGCGTGGTTTTGTGCGTTTAAGGGCGCGCATAAGAATCCAAAGAAATACTTGAGTGCCAAATACTTCCATATAGTCAACAAATGTGAGGCGATCCTTGCGGGCGCGGGTTGGAGAAATATTCAGTCTTTAATCGGATTGATATTAATTGTTGTAAGTGTTTTTATGTTTACGAAAGATTTAGCTTTCCCCGGCTATTGGGCGCTAATACCCGCTTCTGCTGCCATTTTGTTAATAGTGGCGGGAAGAGATGCCTGGGTTAACAGAGTTTTTTTATCACACCCAAGTCTTGTCTGGGTTGGAGTAATAAGCTACCCTTTATATCTATGGCACTGGGTTCTGCTGTCAATGGTGAGAGGGCTTGAGGGAGAATTGCCATCAAGAAACGTTCGCTTATCCATAATTGCGGTCTCGGTATTACTAGCATGGCTAACCTATGAATTGATTGAGAAACCAATTAGATTTAAACTTTATAAAAAATCAGCAATAATTACTTTGGCTCTATTAATGATATTCACTGCCTTATTGGGGCTGTATGTGTATAAAGATAATGGCTTTGAAATTCGGTCACGTCATCAAAAATTCAGCGCTTACATTGACTCAATTAGAAGAACTGAAATGCAGGCTGAATGTTTTGAAATTCCATATGCGTATAAAATTAGTGACAAATGGTTTTGTGAGCTCGGAGATAAACAATCTGCTGCAACTATATTTGCTTATGGGGATAGTCATGCGCTAAGTCTTATTCCTGTCCTAGAGCAATATGCATTGAATAAAAAGATTAAAATCTTATTTGCCGGGACCTCTGGATGTCCATCTTTGTTGGGCATTCAGTCGATGAGGCGCGGCAATGGAATCGAAACTTATAACTGTAGAAAGCTAAATGATCGAATCTTTAGTTATGTAAGAAGTAATGGCATAAAGTCGGTCATCCTTGCGAATCGATGGGTTTATTACTCCGGCAGCATAGTTACTCCAAATGAGATAAATTATATTTCTAGGGATGAGTTGGAACCTATAAATATTGAATCCTCAAGAAGAGATTTTTCATGGGCGCTTCAGAATACTATTGCCAAGTATTCTGAAATTGGTGTTAAGGTATATTTGGTTGAGGATACCCCAAGGCAACTCGTGCTACCAAGAGATATTTTAGTCAAAGCAGGGCCAAGTGATGTGGAGATTAATAAATTTTCCGTCTCAAGAGATTTGCATGAACAAAATCAGAGCTATGTTAACGCTGAAATTAGAAAGCATGACGATAAAGCCAGCATTATTAATTTTGACAAACTGATTTGTAATTTGGAAATTTGCCCTCTTGCAAAAGACGGACAATTTTTATATTTTGATTCAGACCACTTGGGAGTTTATGGTTCTCATTTATTATATCCAGCGCTAAATTTATCGTCTGATTAGTAGATTCCTAATTAGTTTTAAATTCTCATAATTTCTAGAAATAACTATGGTTATATCAATGGTCGCAGCAGAAATTGGTGCAAGAATGATTGAGCGTGGAAATTTCTTCCACCAAGTAATTTTTTTACTCTTTCTCACTGGATCTAAAACGCCCCTAACAATTAAGTAGGTAGTTAGTATTGTAAAAAATAATTGTGCATTAGTAATTAATGCTATGAGAGCAATTATAAAAAATAAGGTTAAACCTATAATTTTGGGTTTTCCTAGGCCGGATTTGAATAAACTTTTTTCATATATCCAGTACTTTCTCGACAGGTAAGATAAGGAATCGGGAAACGAGTCATAAGTTGCAACTACGATGTTGGTGGAAATTCTAATATAGAATGTTTCATCAAAAGACTTTAACCAAACAGTATCTTCTCCTGCTCTTAAATTCTCCGGGAAAAGTCCCGCCTCTTTAAAGATGTCCTTATGAAATATTGATGCTGGTATGACGGGATGGCTGGTGCATCCATAGGATACTGCGCATACTGCATGTGAGAATGCTGTTGTGCCTGTGAATTGGCATTGACCAAAGATTGATTTCGTATTATTTTTTTTTGCGCATTTCATTAGCTCTTCAAGCCAATTGTTTGATGGGATTATTCCCGCATCTATAAAGGCAATCCAATCATACTTTGATGCTAATATGCCCTTGTTTCTATTTCCTCCAGGCATCCCCCCAAGGTTTTTTATGTGGCGAATAAAGATGGGGCCATTGGAAAATTCAGCAATGATTTGATCGGTTTTATCAGTCGACCCTGAGTCTACAAAAATTACTTCATCAGGTTTCAATGTCTGCGCCATTATTGCTTCTAGCAAGTCCGAAAGGTTAGACGCCTCATTAAAAATCGGGATGATGATCGAGATGCCATTCATTGTTACTAAGCTCCTAATATCCCTCTCCAGTCCCAGTCGCCATTTATTTTCTGAGTTAAAGTTCTGGTGGTGTCACCATTTAA is a window from the Polynucleobacter sp. MWH-Aus1W21 genome containing:
- a CDS encoding B12-binding domain-containing radical SAM protein; amino-acid sequence: MKICICTTPIRPDPTDFPPLGSLAIIQSLRKIGIEAFFFNIDFLRPSTEEIKAYFSLHQFDVVGISAVVSTAYSYTKWLSSIIRESRNSTTIISGGNLSASAEILLRKTDIDVCVVGDGEFIILDLIRKIQDHHHDEQKKYLDEVKGICYLNQQNDFKFTGYGAKPDASEIEHPDYSILAKDGSLAHYLPPIEPEHDENNSTLDTAPRRSATVIATKGCVARCTFCHRWEKGYRARPLENLKHHIHHLINDYGVTDITFGDENFGADKELTRGLALEMGKLKLSWIAAGVRARTVNLEDLKLWKENGCKAIYFGIESGSQKILDIMEKKATVQENINALKWTAEADLDTIVQLVIGMPGEDDLTINETIDFLKNISKGIKGWHESPPSGSISINYAQALPGTPLYEFARENNFIGNSIDLEENYLIQISDTDAYSEDHFINYTGLPTLKILAWRPLILAKLDAHHYIHNLNNEQLPLYKVFGYYIGILLAKLNIKLLQLNPSFLEGSDKNYRPGYFNIQNHLMLAPLLLNKYTKLAFTPLLLVIVAIWRGKSASRALGLMIEFLLWKVGITHSKLVAAPNKSLRKVIKIQSIGEEEGDENAKQMLPLRLGR
- a CDS encoding acyltransferase family protein, with product MMRFSQSGFSYQKQPSYRPDIDGLRAVAVVSVLGYHFFPTWLKGGFIGVDIFFVISGYLISLIIFHALKNNEFSFIGFYSNRIRRIFPALLIILFSSLILGWFVLLADEYAQLGRYVVGASSFMTNLMLLGDSGYFDSAAEKKPLLHLWSLAIEEQFYLIWPFLIWTAWKLRFNLIFIIIIILVLSLIFNIAIVQADPITAFYSPLSRFWEIILGGVLAWFCAFKGAHKNPKKYLSAKYFHIVNKCEAILAGAGWRNIQSLIGLILIVVSVFMFTKDLAFPGYWALIPASAAILLIVAGRDAWVNRVFLSHPSLVWVGVISYPLYLWHWVLLSMVRGLEGELPSRNVRLSIIAVSVLLAWLTYELIEKPIRFKLYKKSAIITLALLMIFTALLGLYVYKDNGFEIRSRHQKFSAYIDSIRRTEMQAECFEIPYAYKISDKWFCELGDKQSAATIFAYGDSHALSLIPVLEQYALNKKIKILFAGTSGCPSLLGIQSMRRGNGIETYNCRKLNDRIFSYVRSNGIKSVILANRWVYYSGSIVTPNEINYISRDELEPINIESSRRDFSWALQNTIAKYSEIGVKVYLVEDTPRQLVLPRDILVKAGPSDVEINKFSVSRDLHEQNQSYVNAEIRKHDDKASIINFDKLICNLEICPLAKDGQFLYFDSDHLGVYGSHLLYPALNLSSD
- a CDS encoding glycosyltransferase, whose protein sequence is MNGISIIIPIFNEASNLSDLLEAIMAQTLKPDEVIFVDSGSTDKTDQIIAEFSNGPIFIRHIKNLGGMPGGNRNKGILASKYDWIAFIDAGIIPSNNWLEELMKCAKKNNTKSIFGQCQFTGTTAFSHAVCAVSYGCTSHPVIPASIFHKDIFKEAGLFPENLRAGEDTVWLKSFDETFYIRISTNIVVATYDSFPDSLSYLSRKYWIYEKSLFKSGLGKPKIIGLTLFFIIALIALITNAQLFFTILTTYLIVRGVLDPVRKSKKITWWKKFPRSIILAPISAATIDITIVISRNYENLKLIRNLLIRR